The DNA sequence AAGGTTCTTGGGGTCCAGATCGGCACTTCGAAACAGATTCTGAGCCTGCTTACTGTCGCAGTCGTGTTTGTCTTCGACCGGCGCATCCTGGGTTTTGGAACGGTCATGGATGCGGTGCTGGTCGGTCTGTACATTAACATCCTCCTCAGACTGATTCCAGACGCGGGCGCCCCTATCGCATCATGGATCATGCTGGCGCTGGCTATCCCTCTCATTGGCGCGGGCGTCGCAATCTACATGACGGGCGATCTGGGTGATGGGGCGATTGAAGCAATGATGATGCTGATCCATGACCGACTGGGAGTGGAGATACGCTGGGCGCGCGTGGGAATGGATGTGGCCTCCGTGGCGGTGGGAGCTGCCCTCGGAGGGTCAGTCGGCATTGGCACGCTGCTTGGCGCGGTTCTGACAGGGCCTGTTGCGCAGAAGGCGATACAGCTCCTGAAACGGGCACATCGGTGAGATCATCCGTCCTTGTACTATCGAGGATGGTGTTTGGAAGGAGAAGTGGGTTTACATGGCTGAGCACTGTTGTTCAGGGCGCTCGGGCGGCGATTCCCAACTTCGCGATGCGTTGATCAATGAGTTCTGCGAGATGGCTCGGATCGATGCGGAATCCGGCCATGAGGGCGCCATTTCGGAGTTGGCCAAGGCAAAGCTCAGAGAGCTCGGATTCGACGTGATTCAGGACGATGCCGGGCGGAAGTTCGGCGGAGAGGCAGGGAATGTGATCGGAAGGCTGCCCGGTGCTCGAGGGAGCGCTCCGATTATGCTCTGCGCCCATCTGGATAGGGTCGTTCCTGGCAGGGGCGTGAAACCGGTGGTCAAGGGGGATCTCCTAGTCTCCGGAGGGGATACTGTACTGGCTGCTGACGACCTCTCTGGGGTAGTAGGGATTCTTGCAGGCGTCAGGCTGGCAAAGGCCGTCAGGGCCGACCTTCCCCCGATTGAAGTGGTGTTTACCGTCAGTGAAGAACGGGGGCTTTCGGGCGCGAGCAACCTCGACTACTCTGCCGTGACGTCGAGAAGCGCCTACGTTCTGGATTCCTCAAGTCCAGTGGGGACCGTTATTCTCTCAAGCCCCACTCATGTAGGGCTCGACGTGACCGTGATCGGGCGCGCAGCCCACGCCGCTGTGAATCCGCAGGACGGGCTCAGCGCCATACAGGTGGCAGCCCATGCCATCGCCCAGATACCTTTCGGATGGGTGGATGAGCGCAGCACCGCGAACATTGGGATCATCTCCGGCGGCTCCGCCACGAACATCGTATGCGAGCAGGTTGCTATCAAGGGCGAAGTCCGCTCCTTGGACGGTGCACGGGCATCGGAACTTGCAGAGGAGTACGGCAGACGCTTCCACGATACCGCTGCCCGCTTTGGCGCCACCGCGAGGGTTGCTGCCGAATTGCACTACCGAGGCTACAGCATCCCAAGGGATGCTGCAGTAGTGAAGCGCGTGCACGAGGCCATACGCAAGATAGGACGAGAGGCCGCTTTCGAATCGACGATGGGCGGGAGCGATGGGAACATATTCAACACCCGCGGCATTGAGACCGTCGTCCTTGGCACAGGCGCCGAGCAGGTCCATTCCACCCGCGAGACCCAGTCCATAAGCGAGCTCGTGACAACGGCCGAGCTTGTCAGGGAGATCATCCTGGCTGGATGATCTCCCTGAGTTGATTATCAGAAGGAGTTCGTCGCCTCATGCCACCTAAGTCATACAAGCGATTGTACCAGTCGTTGCCTGCAGGGTTCATCGAAAGCATGGCGGAGCAGTATGGGCCGCGCGAACTAGATGCAATCCTGGATGGATTCATGTGCAAGCGCCCTGCAACTCTACGTGTGAATGCCCTCAAGGCCGATGTCCGTGAAGTTATGGAAGCCTTCCGCAAGCAGGGCGTGAAACATGAGCGAGCACAGTGGTATGCTGATGCCCTCATAATAAGGAACAAGCGGGAGCGGGACTTGGAGCAGAATGAGCTGTACACCGATGGAAGGGTGTATCTTCAGAGCCTATCCAGTATGATTCCTCCCCTCGTGATGCAGCCTAAACCCGGCTGGCGCGTGCTGGACTTGACTGCCGCTCCGGGGAGCAAGACTACGCAGATCGCCGCGCTCATGGGAAACGAAGGCTACATCCTTGCGAATGAGCTCAATCAGATACGCGGGGAGCGCCTGAAGTTCAACATCGCGAGGCAGGGCGCTTTCATCGCGGAGGTGCGCATCGGAGATGGCAAACGGCTTGAGCCCGATCTCGCGGCCTCGTTCGACGCTGTGCTGTTGGATGCGCCATGCAGCGGGGTCGGGCTCTTCTCAGCCGACAGCCCTGTGACCTTCCGGGCGTGGTCGCCGAGGAACGTCGGGAGCCTTGTCAAGGAGCAAAGGAGCCTTCTCAGAACCGCTGCCTGGGCTCTCAGACCAGGTGGAATCCTGATCTACTCAACGTGCACGCTGACCTCGGAGGAGAACGAGCAGAACGTGGCCTGGGCGCTCTCGAAGCTAGGGGAGGTGGCCGTGCTCATGCAGGAACCCGTGGATCTTGAGATCACTGGCGCTGGCGTGAGCACTATTCGCCGCGATGGGTGCCTGCTAGTTCTGCCATCCGAGCTGTATGAGGGGTTCTTCGTGGCGAAGATGCGCAAGCGAGCTTGATACTAGCGATCGTGCAGAGGCGCAGGGTGCGGAAGCGCGCAAGGTTCGAAAGAGTGCAAGGTGCGGAAGCGCGCAAGGTTCGGAGGTGGGCAGAGACTCATGGAATGGACCAGCATCAGAGGCATCATGGCGGCCTTGACCCCTCTGGGAGTTGCAGTTGGCATTGCGATGGCTGGAAGTTCATTTCTGGTGTTCATCTTGCT is a window from the Clostridia bacterium genome containing:
- a CDS encoding M20/M25/M40 family metallo-hydrolase, which produces MAEHCCSGRSGGDSQLRDALINEFCEMARIDAESGHEGAISELAKAKLRELGFDVIQDDAGRKFGGEAGNVIGRLPGARGSAPIMLCAHLDRVVPGRGVKPVVKGDLLVSGGDTVLAADDLSGVVGILAGVRLAKAVRADLPPIEVVFTVSEERGLSGASNLDYSAVTSRSAYVLDSSSPVGTVILSSPTHVGLDVTVIGRAAHAAVNPQDGLSAIQVAAHAIAQIPFGWVDERSTANIGIISGGSATNIVCEQVAIKGEVRSLDGARASELAEEYGRRFHDTAARFGATARVAAELHYRGYSIPRDAAVVKRVHEAIRKIGREAAFESTMGGSDGNIFNTRGIETVVLGTGAEQVHSTRETQSISELVTTAELVREIILAG
- a CDS encoding RsmB/NOP family class I SAM-dependent RNA methyltransferase, which encodes MPPKSYKRLYQSLPAGFIESMAEQYGPRELDAILDGFMCKRPATLRVNALKADVREVMEAFRKQGVKHERAQWYADALIIRNKRERDLEQNELYTDGRVYLQSLSSMIPPLVMQPKPGWRVLDLTAAPGSKTTQIAALMGNEGYILANELNQIRGERLKFNIARQGAFIAEVRIGDGKRLEPDLAASFDAVLLDAPCSGVGLFSADSPVTFRAWSPRNVGSLVKEQRSLLRTAAWALRPGGILIYSTCTLTSEENEQNVAWALSKLGEVAVLMQEPVDLEITGAGVSTIRRDGCLLVLPSELYEGFFVAKMRKRA